The proteins below are encoded in one region of Thioalkalivibrio sp. K90mix:
- a CDS encoding LysR family transcriptional regulator, translating into MADRRLQVFLTVARLLSFTRAAEVLHMTQPAVTFQVRQLEEQLETRLFDRNHNRVTLTEAGRLVQRYAERIFDTYGELEAALRELKGADGGAIVIGASMTVAEYMLPALLGAFRRAHPDIGIRLRVGNTENVVAMVEEGSVDLGIVEAPVNHRTLLVQPCTVDQLRLIVPPEHELASRKSVRVAEFVEQPFICREEGSGTREVIMEYLGRSGYDRNTLRGCMELGSPEAIKGAVAAGMGVSVLSEAVVAKELTLGELAAIPLDPPLERPISLVHARQQFRVPTLEVLMQFLRGYCTGLGPGAAEGNPANTESNRIEDAT; encoded by the coding sequence ATGGCCGATCGACGCTTGCAGGTCTTTCTTACGGTGGCGCGCCTTTTGTCCTTCACCAGGGCGGCCGAGGTCCTGCACATGACCCAGCCGGCGGTGACCTTCCAGGTGCGCCAGCTGGAGGAGCAGCTGGAGACGCGGCTGTTCGACCGTAATCACAATCGGGTGACCCTGACCGAGGCCGGGCGTCTGGTGCAGCGCTATGCCGAGCGCATCTTCGATACCTATGGCGAACTCGAGGCCGCGCTGCGCGAGCTGAAGGGGGCCGACGGCGGGGCGATCGTGATCGGCGCGAGCATGACGGTGGCCGAGTACATGCTCCCGGCCTTGCTCGGGGCCTTCCGTCGGGCACACCCGGACATCGGCATCCGGCTGCGCGTCGGCAACACCGAAAATGTCGTCGCGATGGTTGAAGAGGGTAGTGTCGATCTGGGGATCGTCGAGGCGCCGGTGAACCATCGCACCCTGCTGGTGCAGCCCTGCACGGTGGACCAGTTGCGCCTGATCGTGCCGCCGGAGCACGAACTGGCCAGCCGCAAGAGTGTGCGGGTCGCGGAGTTTGTCGAGCAGCCATTCATATGCCGCGAGGAGGGTTCCGGGACCCGCGAGGTCATCATGGAGTACCTTGGGCGGTCCGGTTACGACCGCAATACCCTGCGCGGGTGTATGGAGCTCGGCAGCCCGGAGGCCATCAAGGGCGCCGTGGCGGCGGGCATGGGCGTGTCGGTACTGTCCGAGGCTGTGGTCGCCAAGGAACTGACGCTGGGCGAGCTGGCGGCGATCCCGCTGGACCCGCCGCTGGAACGCCCGATCTCGCTGGTGCATGCGCGCCAGCAGTTCCGCGTGCCGACGCTGGAGGTGCTGATGCAGTTCCTGCGCGGCTACTGCACGGGCCTGGGGCCCGGCGCGGCCGAGGGTAACCCCGCGAATACAGAATCCAATCGAATAGAAGACGCGACATGA